One genomic window of Salirhabdus salicampi includes the following:
- a CDS encoding YuzB family protein, with the protein MNPIIEFCVNNLASGSQKALEQLEKDPSLDVVEYGCTSHCGICAQSMFAIVNGECVTAESAEELVHNIYQHLDENPLF; encoded by the coding sequence GTGAATCCCATTATAGAATTTTGTGTTAACAACTTAGCAAGTGGTTCACAAAAGGCGCTAGAACAGCTAGAAAAAGATCCAAGTCTCGATGTTGTGGAGTATGGTTGTACGAGTCACTGTGGAATCTGTGCACAATCTATGTTTGCTATAGTAAACGGGGAGTGTGTTACAGCTGAAAGCGCTGAAGAACTTGTTCATAATATATATCAACATTTAGATGAAAATCCTCTGTTTTAA
- the dapF gene encoding diaminopimelate epimerase, which produces MDITFTKMHGLGNNYIYVNMFTERIAEEKLPELAKTVSNVNTGIGSDGLILITPSSIADVGMRIFNKDGSEGMNCGNGLRCVAKYAYDYQLVVNKTSFFIEAKSGVVHAEVHVENGKVSDITIDMGEPRLEREKIPMTGNEGERIINEPFVIDEAQLNITAVSMGNPHAVFFVNNIEDAPLHRLGPIITDDYRFPEGVNVEFVEVVSKHELNFRVWERGSGITEACGTGACAAVVASILNGFSDIGEEVCVHLSGGDLYITWNKDGRVSMRGPAQTVVTGTFHWE; this is translated from the coding sequence GTGGATATTACTTTTACGAAAATGCACGGATTAGGAAATAATTATATATATGTAAATATGTTTACAGAGCGTATTGCAGAGGAAAAGTTACCTGAATTGGCCAAAACTGTCTCAAACGTAAACACAGGAATAGGCTCTGATGGCTTAATTTTAATTACTCCTTCTTCAATAGCAGATGTAGGAATGCGTATTTTTAATAAAGATGGTTCAGAAGGCATGAACTGTGGAAATGGTTTGCGCTGTGTTGCAAAATATGCCTATGATTATCAACTAGTTGTCAACAAAACATCATTTTTCATTGAAGCGAAATCTGGTGTCGTACATGCAGAAGTGCATGTAGAAAATGGCAAAGTATCTGACATTACGATTGATATGGGCGAGCCCCGTTTAGAAAGAGAAAAAATCCCGATGACAGGTAACGAAGGGGAGCGCATTATAAATGAACCTTTTGTGATCGATGAAGCACAATTAAATATAACGGCGGTTTCTATGGGAAACCCACATGCAGTATTTTTTGTAAATAACATAGAGGATGCTCCATTACACCGACTTGGCCCGATAATTACGGATGACTACCGTTTCCCTGAAGGAGTTAATGTTGAATTTGTAGAAGTAGTAAGTAAACATGAACTGAATTTTCGCGTTTGGGAAAGGGGATCAGGGATTACCGAGGCCTGTGGTACAGGTGCATGTGCAGCTGTTGTTGCATCAATCCTCAATGGCTTCTCCGATATAGGGGAGGAAGTGTGTGTCCATTTAAGTGGTGGAGATTTGTACATTACTTGGAATAAAGATGGACGTGTTTCCATGAGAGGTCCAGCGCAAACCGTGGTGACAGGAACGTTTCATTGGGAATAA
- a CDS encoding HesB/IscA family protein has product MVVNITDNASLQIKDMMVDEDIEKVHLRFGVKGGGCSGLSYSMGFDYDVDDKDMTFTSNEIPVVVRKEDVPLIDGTTIDFKQNMMGGGFTIDNPNAIISCGCGTSFKTATNEGTPENC; this is encoded by the coding sequence ATGGTTGTAAACATTACAGATAATGCAAGTTTACAGATTAAAGATATGATGGTAGATGAGGATATTGAAAAAGTTCACCTTCGCTTTGGGGTAAAGGGTGGAGGTTGCAGTGGCTTATCCTATTCTATGGGCTTTGATTACGATGTTGACGACAAAGATATGACTTTTACATCTAACGAAATACCAGTTGTTGTGAGAAAAGAAGATGTCCCTTTAATTGATGGCACAACAATTGATTTTAAACAAAATATGATGGGTGGCGGATTCACAATTGATAATCCGAATGCGATTATATCTTGTGGGTGTGGAACATCATTTAAAACGGCGACAAATGAAGGAACTCCGGAAAATTGTTAA